A genome region from Trachemys scripta elegans isolate TJP31775 chromosome 2, CAS_Tse_1.0, whole genome shotgun sequence includes the following:
- the HNRNPA2B1 gene encoding heterogeneous nuclear ribonucleoproteins A2/B1 isoform X1 — MEGSKRTGSLSGPAKRRDQAGEAQMREKEQFRKLFIGGLSFETTEESLRNYYEQWGKLTDCVVMRDPASKRSRGFGFVTFSSMAEVDAAMAARPHSIDGRVVEPKRAVAREESGKPGAHVTVKKLFVGGIKEDTEEHHLRDYFEEYGKIDTIEIITDRQSGKKRGFGFVTFDDHDPVDKIVLQKYHTINGHNAEVRKALSRQEMQEVQSSRSGRGGNFGFGDSRGGGGNFGPGPGSNFRGGSDGYGSGRGFGDGYNGYGGGPGGGNFGGSPGYGGGRGGYGGGGPGYGNQGGGYGGGYDNYGGGNYGSGNYNDFGNYNQQPSNYGPMKSGNFGGSRNMGGPYGGGNYGPGGSGGSGGYGGRSRY, encoded by the exons AGAGAAAAGGAGCAGTTTCGCAAACTGTTCATTGGTGGCTTGAGCTTTGAAACAACAGAAGAAAGTTTGAGAAACTACTATGAGCAATGGGGGAAACTTACAGACTGTGTG GTGATGAGGGATCCTGCAAGCAAACGATCGAGAGGATTTGGTTTTGTAACATTCTCCTCCATGGCCGAAGTTGATGCAGCCATGGCTGCAAGACCTCACTCAATTGATGGAAGGGTAGTTGAGCCAAAACGAGCAGTAGCCAGAGAG GAATCTGGAAAACCTGGTGCTCATGTTACTGTGAAAAAGCTGTTTGTTGGTGGAATTAAGGAAGATACTGAGGAACACCATCTTCGAGACTACTTTGAGGAATATGGGAAAATTGACACTATTGAAATAATTACAGATAGACAATCTGGTAAAAAGAGAGGTTTTGGCTTTGTTACGTTTGATGACCATGATCCTGTGGATAAAATTGTAT TGCAGAAATACCACACCATCAATGGCCATAATGCAGAAGTAAGAAAAGCTTTATCTAGACAAGAAATGCAAGAAGTTCAAAGCTCTAGGAGTGGAAGAGGAG GTAACTTCGGCTTTGGGGATTCACGTGGAGGTGGTGGCAACTTTGGTCCAGGACCAGGAAGCAACTTCAGAGGTGGATCTG ATGGATATGGAAGTGGTCGTGGATTTGGTGATGGATACAATGGATATGGTGGAGGACCAGGAG GTGGCAATTTTGGAGGTAGTCCTGGttatggaggaggaagaggaggatatgGTGGTGGAGGACCTGGATATGGCAACCAGGGTGGGGGCTACGGAGGTGGTTATGACAACTATGGAGGAG GCAATTATGGAAGTGGAAACTACAATGATTTTGGAAACTATAACCAACAGCCCTCAAACTATGGTCCAATGAAGAGTGGAAATTTTGGTGGTAGCAGGAACATGGGGGGACCATATGGTGGAG GAAACTATGGtccaggaggcagtggaggaagTGGTGGATATGGAGGGAGGAGCCGTTACTGA
- the HNRNPA2B1 gene encoding heterogeneous nuclear ribonucleoproteins A2/B1 isoform X2: MPRGDRESDWREKEQFRKLFIGGLSFETTEESLRNYYEQWGKLTDCVVMRDPASKRSRGFGFVTFSSMAEVDAAMAARPHSIDGRVVEPKRAVAREESGKPGAHVTVKKLFVGGIKEDTEEHHLRDYFEEYGKIDTIEIITDRQSGKKRGFGFVTFDDHDPVDKIVLQKYHTINGHNAEVRKALSRQEMQEVQSSRSGRGGNFGFGDSRGGGGNFGPGPGSNFRGGSDGYGSGRGFGDGYNGYGGGPGGGNFGGSPGYGGGRGGYGGGGPGYGNQGGGYGGGYDNYGGGNYGSGNYNDFGNYNQQPSNYGPMKSGNFGGSRNMGGPYGGGNYGPGGSGGSGGYGGRSRY; this comes from the exons AGAGAAAAGGAGCAGTTTCGCAAACTGTTCATTGGTGGCTTGAGCTTTGAAACAACAGAAGAAAGTTTGAGAAACTACTATGAGCAATGGGGGAAACTTACAGACTGTGTG GTGATGAGGGATCCTGCAAGCAAACGATCGAGAGGATTTGGTTTTGTAACATTCTCCTCCATGGCCGAAGTTGATGCAGCCATGGCTGCAAGACCTCACTCAATTGATGGAAGGGTAGTTGAGCCAAAACGAGCAGTAGCCAGAGAG GAATCTGGAAAACCTGGTGCTCATGTTACTGTGAAAAAGCTGTTTGTTGGTGGAATTAAGGAAGATACTGAGGAACACCATCTTCGAGACTACTTTGAGGAATATGGGAAAATTGACACTATTGAAATAATTACAGATAGACAATCTGGTAAAAAGAGAGGTTTTGGCTTTGTTACGTTTGATGACCATGATCCTGTGGATAAAATTGTAT TGCAGAAATACCACACCATCAATGGCCATAATGCAGAAGTAAGAAAAGCTTTATCTAGACAAGAAATGCAAGAAGTTCAAAGCTCTAGGAGTGGAAGAGGAG GTAACTTCGGCTTTGGGGATTCACGTGGAGGTGGTGGCAACTTTGGTCCAGGACCAGGAAGCAACTTCAGAGGTGGATCTG ATGGATATGGAAGTGGTCGTGGATTTGGTGATGGATACAATGGATATGGTGGAGGACCAGGAG GTGGCAATTTTGGAGGTAGTCCTGGttatggaggaggaagaggaggatatgGTGGTGGAGGACCTGGATATGGCAACCAGGGTGGGGGCTACGGAGGTGGTTATGACAACTATGGAGGAG GCAATTATGGAAGTGGAAACTACAATGATTTTGGAAACTATAACCAACAGCCCTCAAACTATGGTCCAATGAAGAGTGGAAATTTTGGTGGTAGCAGGAACATGGGGGGACCATATGGTGGAG GAAACTATGGtccaggaggcagtggaggaagTGGTGGATATGGAGGGAGGAGCCGTTACTGA
- the HNRNPA2B1 gene encoding heterogeneous nuclear ribonucleoproteins A2/B1 isoform X3: MEGSKRTGSLSGPAKRRDQAGEAQMREKEQFRKLFIGGLSFETTEESLRNYYEQWGKLTDCVVMRDPASKRSRGFGFVTFSSMAEVDAAMAARPHSIDGRVVEPKRAVAREESGKPGAHVTVKKLFVGGIKEDTEEHHLRDYFEEYGKIDTIEIITDRQSGKKRGFGFVTFDDHDPVDKIVLQKYHTINGHNAEVRKALSRQEMQEVQSSRSGRGGNFGFGDSRGGGGNFGPGPGSNFRGGSDGYGSGRGFGDGYNGYGGGPGGNYGSGNYNDFGNYNQQPSNYGPMKSGNFGGSRNMGGPYGGGNYGPGGSGGSGGYGGRSRY, encoded by the exons AGAGAAAAGGAGCAGTTTCGCAAACTGTTCATTGGTGGCTTGAGCTTTGAAACAACAGAAGAAAGTTTGAGAAACTACTATGAGCAATGGGGGAAACTTACAGACTGTGTG GTGATGAGGGATCCTGCAAGCAAACGATCGAGAGGATTTGGTTTTGTAACATTCTCCTCCATGGCCGAAGTTGATGCAGCCATGGCTGCAAGACCTCACTCAATTGATGGAAGGGTAGTTGAGCCAAAACGAGCAGTAGCCAGAGAG GAATCTGGAAAACCTGGTGCTCATGTTACTGTGAAAAAGCTGTTTGTTGGTGGAATTAAGGAAGATACTGAGGAACACCATCTTCGAGACTACTTTGAGGAATATGGGAAAATTGACACTATTGAAATAATTACAGATAGACAATCTGGTAAAAAGAGAGGTTTTGGCTTTGTTACGTTTGATGACCATGATCCTGTGGATAAAATTGTAT TGCAGAAATACCACACCATCAATGGCCATAATGCAGAAGTAAGAAAAGCTTTATCTAGACAAGAAATGCAAGAAGTTCAAAGCTCTAGGAGTGGAAGAGGAG GTAACTTCGGCTTTGGGGATTCACGTGGAGGTGGTGGCAACTTTGGTCCAGGACCAGGAAGCAACTTCAGAGGTGGATCTG ATGGATATGGAAGTGGTCGTGGATTTGGTGATGGATACAATGGATATGGTGGAGGACCAGGAG GCAATTATGGAAGTGGAAACTACAATGATTTTGGAAACTATAACCAACAGCCCTCAAACTATGGTCCAATGAAGAGTGGAAATTTTGGTGGTAGCAGGAACATGGGGGGACCATATGGTGGAG GAAACTATGGtccaggaggcagtggaggaagTGGTGGATATGGAGGGAGGAGCCGTTACTGA